From the genome of uncultured Bacteroides sp.:
TCATACACCATATCTTTTGCGGTTTCGATTAACTTTAGCTGTATATGTTCCAGCGCAGATTTACCGGTTTCTTTCTTGATCAAATCTCCCAGATAATTTGCTGACAGATTGAGCTTATCGGCACAATATCCCACGGTAGGCAGACCAATGTTCTGCGGTTTGTCTGACGAAAAATAATCTCCGAGCAGATTCTCAAACCGAACAATTACATCTTTATTTATATGTTCACGAGTTATAAACTGGCGATCATAAAAGCGCTTGCAATAATTAAGCAACAGTTCTATGTTTGATGTTATCAAAGTCTTGCTGTGTTTATCAATAGAATGATTCAATTCCAGTTCTATTTTATGCAGGCAATCAATTACAACTATTCTCTCTTGTTCTGACAAATGAAGAGCTTCATAGACTTCATAAGAAAAGAAGGTGTATTCTTTCATATTTCGCCCAAGAGAAGTTCCACGAATCAAGTCCGGATGGAACAACAACGCCCAGCCTTTTGGCTGAAAATACTCGCCGTTATCTTCTACACCAAGAACCTGTCCCGGTGCAATGCACACCAACGTTCCTTCTTGATAGTCATAATAGTTGCGTCCATAAATCAGATCTCCGCATTTTACATCTTTCAGATATATGGCATAAAAGCCGAAATTATGACGCATATGTGTTATCTTGTTAGACTTTGACATATCAACAACACTAACTAATGGGTGCAATGTTTCCAGTCCGAGAAAAGCATTATAATCACATATATTATCTATTTTTATAATCTCATTCATAAGCATTTATATATTAGTTGCAAGACAAAAGTAGAACTTTTTTTGTTATTTAATTCATAAGACTGCTGGTATCTGTAATAATGGTATGTATATCAGTAATATGTATAACATTCACCCCGGAAATCCGGCATAATTTTGCATCGTGATTATTTCGAAGCAGAAATAAGACTATTTTTTCAAATTTAAAACATTAATATATGAAACAGCGTAAATTAGGTACTCAAGGATTAGAAGTATCTGCACTAGGATTAGGATGCATGGGCTTAAGTTTTGGTTATGGCCCTGCTACAGATAAGCAAGAGGCTATCAGATTAATTAGAAGAGCTTACGAATTAGGTGTTACATTTTTTGATACCGCCGAAATATATGGCCCTTTTACCAATGAAGAAGTTGTTGGCGAGGCGATTGCTCCATTTAGAAACGAAATTGTAGTTGCTACCAAATTTGGATTTAACTTTAAGAATGGTCAGGCGGTTGGGTTAAACAGTAAACCAGAGTACATCCGCCAGGCTGTAGAAGGTTCTTTAAAAAGATTAAATGTAGAAGTCATAGATTTATTATACCAACATCGAATTGACCCGAATGTTCCTATAGAAGATGTTGCCGGTACAGTTAAAGATTTAATTCAGGAAGGAAAAGTAAAATACTTTGGTATGTCTGAAGCAGGAGCTACCAATATTCGCAAAGCTCATGCTATTCAGCCGGTGTCAGCCTTACAAAGCGAGTACTCTATGTGGTGGCGGGAGCCTGAAACAAAAACTTTTGCAACTCTTGAGGAACTAGAAATTGGCTTTGTTCCTTTCAGCCCTCTTGGCAAAGGCTTTTTAACAGGGAAAATTGATGTAAATACAGAATTAGATGCCAACGACTTTCGCAATGGTATACCTCGCTTCGATGTTGAAAACCGAAAAGCAAATCAAGCTTTGGTTGAGTTGATTACCCAAATTGCTCAGAAAAAAGAGGCTACACCTGCACAGGTTGCCTTAGCATGGATTCACGCTCAGAAAGAGTGGATTGTACCTATTCCCGGAACAACAAAAATACACC
Proteins encoded in this window:
- a CDS encoding aldo/keto reductase, producing MKQRKLGTQGLEVSALGLGCMGLSFGYGPATDKQEAIRLIRRAYELGVTFFDTAEIYGPFTNEEVVGEAIAPFRNEIVVATKFGFNFKNGQAVGLNSKPEYIRQAVEGSLKRLNVEVIDLLYQHRIDPNVPIEDVAGTVKDLIQEGKVKYFGMSEAGATNIRKAHAIQPVSALQSEYSMWWREPETKTFATLEELEIGFVPFSPLGKGFLTGKIDVNTELDANDFRNGIPRFDVENRKANQALVELITQIAQKKEATPAQVALAWIHAQKEWIVPIPGTTKIHRLEENVGAANLELNKDDLTQIETALAKIEILGHRYPESSQKMVDND
- a CDS encoding helix-turn-helix domain-containing protein; this translates as MNEIIKIDNICDYNAFLGLETLHPLVSVVDMSKSNKITHMRHNFGFYAIYLKDVKCGDLIYGRNYYDYQEGTLVCIAPGQVLGVEDNGEYFQPKGWALLFHPDLIRGTSLGRNMKEYTFFSYEVYEALHLSEQERIVVIDCLHKIELELNHSIDKHSKTLITSNIELLLNYCKRFYDRQFITREHINKDVIVRFENLLGDYFSSDKPQNIGLPTVGYCADKLNLSANYLGDLIKKETGKSALEHIQLKLIETAKDMVYDTSKSVSEIAYELGFKYPQHFSRLFKKRVGVSPNEYRVQH